In one window of Sardina pilchardus chromosome 23, fSarPil1.1, whole genome shotgun sequence DNA:
- the LOC134071389 gene encoding uncharacterized protein LOC134071389 has protein sequence MAKNKAVGSTFSQAFYQPVGKDEVISPLAKEIYQRAKVLDSQEIWNILRAESESKLAQLPVSRKVPSLIKLLDEQQECKRMAEEKDRTVLQRGQVMLMYKASQFHHDRTTLLITNNPLRTADDPMGTSSPAKYLHPNTLPIVQKGAINGTRFCKQPPQRTATSHSTRQEKAKTGSVMSRGTVSASSHKSDARTNKCDTHFGHLDRSSVKSRTSLSREPLTISSLMENTTTVTVPGQGSFRHGQTTFWNVESS, from the exons ATGGCAAAAAA CAAAGCTGTGGGGAGCACGTTCTCGCAGGCATTCTATCAGCCTGTCGGCAAAGATGAGGTCATTAGTCCGCTCGCCAAAGAGATCTACCAAAGGGCAAAAG TTTTAGATTCTCAGGAGATCTGGAACATTCTGAGGGCAGAGTCTGAATCAAAGCTTGCTCAGCTGCCAGTGTCTAGGAAAGTGCCTTCACTTATCAAG TTGCTGGATGAGCAGCAGGAGTGCAAGCGCATGGCGGAGGAGAAGGACCGCACCGTGCTGCAGAGGGGTCAGGTCATGCTCATGTACAAAGCGTCTCAGTTTCACCACGACCGCACCACCTTGCTGATCACCAACAACCCGCTGCGGACCGCTGATGACCCTATGGGCACCAGCAGCCCTGCTAAATACCTGCATCCCAACACCCTCCCCATAGTGCAG AAGGGGGCTATAAATGGGACCAGGTTTTGCAAACAGCCTCCGCAACGCACTGCAACATCTCATTCTACAAGACAGGAGAAAGCTAAGACGGGCAG TGTTATGTCAAGAGGTACTGTCAGTGCTTCCTCACATAAGTCTGACGCCAGGACAAACAAATGTGACACCCATTTTGGGCATCTAG ACCGTAGCAGTGTCAAAAGTAGGACCAGTCTTTCAAGGGAGCCGTTGACCATCTCATCTCTAATGGAAAACACCACAACAGTGACAGTGCCTGGTCAAGGATCATTCCGACACGGCCAGACCACATTCTGGAATGTGGAGAGTAGCTGA